Sequence from the Polypterus senegalus isolate Bchr_013 chromosome 3, ASM1683550v1, whole genome shotgun sequence genome:
CACACTGCATCCagtaatgaaagaaatgaatCCTTTATTAATGAGACATTGATTAATTTATTCAGTTTATGATAGCTTAAATGGGATTTTGTTTAATTGTCTATTTAGAATTGTGGGAGAATCATGGAAAAAACATAATGACTCTCAATGTATCAAGATTCATGCAGCTCACAATATAGAATATTGTGTaggtttatttgtaattttaagtttttgtGTTTTAGATCTGATTCTTCAGGAGACAGACCATACCAGTACGGAACAAACAGGTCATGGGGATGAAGAAGAGCAAATCGAAGATGAGGAAACTAGGCTGTTCTTTTACCACAAAAAGCTAAAGAAATCCACTCATTCCAGCCCTGCTGCCCAGCTTAACCAGTACCTGGAAAATTGTGATGGCCAGAACTGCCTTTTGTTTTGGGGAATGAACAAGGAAAAAATGCCTTCACTGTTCCAAATAGCAATGAGGGTATTAGCTGTGCCTGTGTCAAGCGCACCTGTCGAGCGCGTGTTCAGCCATGGAGGGATTATAATGCGGCCCCATCGTTCACAACTTAGTTCCAATGTCTCGGCAAACCTTATTTTCTGTAAATGCAACACCTTTTAGGCCATTTCCAGTAAATTGAACGGTGTGTGTTCAGTCACAGAGGAATTAATATGTGGCCCTAGCGTCAACAACTTAGTTCCAATGTTTTGGCAAaccttattttttgtaaatgcatGTTTACAGGTTTCACGTGTTTTAGACCGTTCCAGTTAAAGGATTAGTTTAGTTTGAtaacaacaatgtacagataatgtactcacccccttgtcatccaagatgttcatgtctttcttttctcgatcattaagaaattgtttttttgaggaaaacatttcaggatttctctctatataatggATTTGTATGGCACCCCAAAGTTTGAATTTcctaaatgcagtttaaatgacagcttcagaagactctaaacgattccagccgaggaggaggagtcttatctagcgaaacaatcggttattttctaaacaaatggacaatttatatactttttaacctcaaatgctggttttgtgttgtctctgcgcagtctgtgtgattcggtaaatacagtcttagattgcagcaaaagtgcagacacagtgtttacacagttaacatgtatagaagctcaaatgccctttacaaaaaaaggtaaaagcagcattgcaggatgtttttgacattaaagatataaaagagattgttgtttttttgacatctattaactgtatttacccgaatcacacagactgcacagagaggagacaagaccagcatttgaggctaaaaagtatataaattgtcaatttgtttggaaaataaccaatcatttcgggctttctgaagctgcatttaaactgcattttggaagttcaaacttcggggcaccatacatatccattatatatagacagaaatcctgaaatgttttcctcaaaacaaaacaaaaaaaaaaaacaatttctttatgaccgaggaaagaaagacatgaacatattggatgacaagggggtcagtacattatctgtacattgttgttgtcaaagtaaactaatcctttcagattgaattgcattatacattttagactggatttcttagttttaaacattttgtataagcaacacaattttattttcagatattaatgtagcacagatatccatataatttaaatatagcaatgcaaataagatacataatatatgtatataagttcatcttttctgtaaaaattttctgtgcaaaaataaacgtatagaaaatttaacctctgtttgttttagtactgcaacttgacttgacttggcttgaaacttatcaggactcgacttgacttgcttagggtgaacccttgacttgacttgacttgcttgatttgtcttaactgtgacttgagacttgactcgagacttgatggttaacacttgaaacttgcttggacTTGATCATATGCGACTTGTCCCCATCTCTGGATGATTCACATATTATAATGGCATGCCAGGCAACCACAAGACTGTAGAGTAAGAAACATTGAGGAGCCAACCACAATGGAAGGCACCTCCAGATGCCAGTGCTGACAAATAGGTTAGGTAGACTTGATTTTGTCAAGGATTCCCATGGCTAGGCAGCTGTACACAAACCTAGGATCAAAATATCCAAAGCCAAGTGTTGGCTGGAATGATACAAACCACCTCACTATTGGACTCAGAAGGAATGGAGTTCTTTGGAGTGATGAATCAACCTTCACTATCTGCCTGGCTGATGGGCAAATCTGAGTTAGGTGGTTGCCAGAAAAACACTATAACTTACTGTGCttactgtgaagtttggtggaggagggataatggtctgaggctgtttttcagggtttgggctagggCTCCTTAATTacagtgaagggtactgttaatgctacaaaaTACATAGACAAATTAGACAATTGTGTGCCaccaactttgtggcaacagtttagagaaggcccttttctgtttcaGCATGGCTGTTCCTTAAAACAGGTCCAAAAAGACATGCTTTGAGAAGTTAGGTTTGGGGAGCAGCCCACACAGAGACCTGACCTCAACCCTTCTGAACACTTTGAGGATGAACTGGAAAGCAGATTGCAAGCTAGGTCTTCTCATCCAAAACATAAGTACCTGACCTGAGgcacaaatacaaataaacacactccaaaatcttgtggaaagtctTCCTCAGAAGAGTGGAGGCTATTACATCTGTAACGGTGgaaccaactccatattaatggccACAAATTCATATAAGATTTGATGGccaggtgtccacaaacttttggaTATAATTGTATGATCTGTACGGTGCCTCATGAGCTTTACCGTAGTCTTGGTGGCATTGCTTAATGCCATCTTCACGACGTGCTTTGCTTTGGGTTTCTGAAGGTATTCCTTTGCTCTTGCTTGTGaactttatttatcttttgttttctggttgtatttttgttcttatcttattattattacatttatttttgtaattttataaaattttttaaaatgtattattgtcatTTGTTACTCATGTGGATATATGTAGCATTttataaacatgtataatgaatatGTTGCATTTCTATGATAAAAACTTTTTGGATcacctatttttgaaaaatgtaattttatttttcaaaatggaacatttcaataTAGAGTTAATAAACCTCAGCTTTGCTAAAATGAACACACAGCATTTTAGATCTGTAAAGAATTATATGAGAAGCTTCTTGAGGTACCGTATGAGGAGCTTTGTAAGAATGTGAGAGAGAAGTAGCAAAATAATTAACTTCAAAAAGACACTGAGAAGCGCAAGTCAGAATTCCATCAAGAGCACTATAAAAATGCTGAGAAGACATTTTTGTATATCTATTATGAGTTCTGTCAGAGCATGTCTAACACTTTAAGGACCAGGATGAAAGGAATTTCAAGGACAGGTTATTTGAAAAGGAACAGCTATCATCCTTAGGACTGTATAAATGCAGCCAATGTGTGGGAAACAGTTGAAGGCTAAAATTTCATTTTGCCCACGCCTTACTGAAGGCTTCCAGCCAAAGTACTTCACTTATTGCAGCAGCATACCTGTCTATTGAGGCGGTCCGGACTTGGCAGCATCAAACATCTTCTTCCTGCCCTCCATACCAGACATGGCCTCCACATTCTTCCTCCAGTCTCCTACTTCCACAGGCCTTTCCTAAAGGTCAGAAACAGACAAGGGTCAGTGCTGCAGATGATTCATATGCAATTGCTTTACTTTCTGGCTGAGTTCCAGTTACTGGAAATGACTAAGTGCTGCAATACCGGAAAAACTGGAAatagaaaaccaaaacaaaagggCCGTTGGATTTAACTGCCATAATATAAGCACAAAAAATATTGCCATTGACAGACTGCAGGTTTTAAAGGGACAGTCACATTGGAGATGGAGGTGTCCTGCTGTAAAATTTGTCACTACAGCTATCCTAAGAAACTACTTTTGACCTTGATTTCAACGTGGAAGCCCCAGTAGCAAGCCCTAGCCACAAAATGTCAAGTACTCCAACCCCTGCCATTGACACTGTACTGCAGTTTGATCTGAGTGCAGCGAAGAAACCAGTACGGGGTCTAGGAAGTCAGTTGTCTACGCTTTAAATGGAGTTTTGTTTGTAATGTATTGATAACTTTCAttaatgtatatatctatacagcATTGTGAGCCTGAAAACTGAGAATGGgttgtttaataataaattaaattataagcaTGCAAACAGGGGGATCAGTGCAGTGAAGGAGTGCCTGGAACAAAACAGAGTTACGTCTCACAATAAGCATTCAGAGGTGGGACAAATTCTGTGTATGCCAGTGTGGAACTGCTAGGGGGAGGTCTGACCTGTTTGTGTGTGCCTTTGATGAGGGGCAATAAGCAAGGATATCTGAACAAAGACTGATAAGTGATGGCCCTGGCGGAAGCACCCAATGCTTTACCAGTAAGGGGACAGGTGACCCAGCAGAGGCTTGCATCTCTAAGGCAAGAGCCTGAAAGACATCCTAGACCCTAGTGACAATCCCATCCCAGATATGAGTGTGTGGGACTGTGCCATTTCATTAAAAGTGTACTAACTGGGAAAGCAGCAGAAGGCCTCGGAGATGCTAAAAGGAATTCTATCCTGCAGCAAATGTAAAGCAGCCTTTGACCCTATGAGAGATGATGGGGTTTGGTTAGACATTATCCCAAGATTGGGTTTAAAGCTGCCTCACTGCCAAAGGTTTATTGAGTTATGAGGTGAGGATGGAGAAATCTATGACTTATTGCATTTAAAAAGCACATGCTAGTGCCCTacaaaataccaataaaattaaaagCTAATTAAACTGGATGGCCCTTCTCAAATAATaccacttgtttaaaaaaattaaaaaagagataCAACACAACCAATTTCCTATTTCCCACAAACAGCTGTTCATTCTCATTATCTATCTTTTAAAGcataatgcaaaacaaaagaagttcTGACAATATAGTTCCCTGAAATAATGAAACAGCAGGAGGTGACAGTTCATCACCAGGTAAGAACAAATCCAGTGCATAATGGTGTTAGTTGAACAAACGTGACTGACACTCACCACCAAATGTGAATACTTTCAACAAATAATGAACGAGGACTGCAAAAGCACATACTTGATGTAGAGGAATAGTCTTATGTTTCCTCTTCCCCACATCCCATGACATTTAGTACAACACTTTCCACTTGATCATCCAGTTTAGACATGGACCACATTGAGCAAAAGGGCATGTCAACTCCTCAACTGGAGTATTCTGCCCAATCAGTTTTggaaaagtatttttaaacacATTCTACTATTTAGTTTGCATCCTAAAAATAGTGGTACTTCATCAGTGGTCAGATAATCATACCCAACAATTTACACCAAAAGCGACATATTGGCACAGCAGAATTGCTCATTTGCCCAGTTTACACGGACTCCTCTCTGTACTGAAACGCtacaaagtggaaaaaaagaaacctCTGTAATTTTCCAACAATCTTTTGAGTAATTTCTCAACAGTTATGGGGTAAAGTGCATTACTGACAATGTTACTTTCATTTTGAGTCTATGTCATTTATTTAGCAAGCAAAGTCAGCTTCCCGATTAAAACAGTTGCATTTATTTTGGATTAGCATTTATAAATGtgctctctgtctatctatctatctatctatctatctatctatctatctatctatctatctatctatctatctatctatctgttatatagagcctttcacatatctatctatctatctatctatctatctatctatctatctatctatctatctatctatctatctatctatctatctgtctatttaatTAGCTTTTTTGAGCAGAGATTATTAATGGGATAATGAAATATTAGTTAACTAAATAACAACCTGACTGtttttataatttcaaatttcaatGGTGCGCATTTGCAGTTTATTGGGACTGAAAGTAAGAGCAAAGTTTACTTTGGGTAGCTGCAAAGGCCAAAATTAATCAAATATCCCCACCCCCtcaaaattttagattttttttgacaGCTCTGATCCGGATCAGAGTGATGAGGgggtggagcctatcctggcagaacTAGGAACAAGACAGCTAACAGCCCTGGAGAGAGCACACTCATAAACTTACCACACTGATACACAAACCTTTGTAGATGGAAATGAAAGTGGGTGAAACTGGGGGAAAGTtcatgtagacatggggagaacatacaaaattTAAACAGTAAGGGAATTCAAACCCATGATGAAGGATCTATGAAGTAATAACCTAACTATCACAGTACTGTGCTGCCTCCTACGTAATACTTGCcacaaagtgtatttaaaaaaagtattggaATTGCAAAATAATAATGCTATAAATGCTGAAATTAGATAGGAACCCAAACTGCTTTGTGAAcaccacaaaaaaataaagaaaatgttcaaaTACAATTTGAAGCACTTGATCATTTTTCTGGTAAAGTCCACACCTCTCCATTGAAAGAAAGTGGATGTTTTGACACAATACTTAGATTCTTGCATTGTAGTCATTGTGAATGGAATTTGCTTCTACCCTCCACAACTCGTAAATGGGATGAAGTGGGTTCAGTAAATAAATGGATTGATGGACTACAAAAGAATTAGCCATTAGCCATCCTGGCTTGGTTGCTTTTTCCATTACACTATTCAGTAAGAGCTCTCCAACCCATTTGGGACGCCGGTCCTTCTGTGTTGCCATTTACAATATGCATTTGTGACACCTTATTCaagagtttatttaattttagtaagTCTAAAAATGTTATGCTTTCCTCCTCACTTGATGATCTGACTAAATGGTAATCTTTTGCCTTTATTGGTGTTTTGCATCTATATGTCagacattctttattttattatatatccaCACTGCTACATTTCTTTAACTAAATGTGATCTCTGTCCATGCTACCATTTTCACATTGATTGGTTCATATTGAAGTATCACCACCCacactaaaacaaccaaaaatgcaTTTGGCATAGCTATTCACCTACATGCGGAGAAAGCGGCTAACAAAATGTAGGCCCTGTAATAAGCAAAAACcaatcattttttaattagaatctatgttttcaaaacctttttttactttcacccatccacactgcAATGCTAAGCTGGCATTTTCAGAAATACACGGTTCTGTAGAGTGTTTTTAAAAATCTCCGTTTTAAGGGTTTAAAGCAGCAGAGTAGTGTGGACAAATGTGAGTGTCTTTAACCCATTACCAAAAACCTAGTAGTGTGGACTTAGCCTTAGACATCACCTTGAAAGCAGACATCATCCAAAATGAGCACACTCAGTAAAGCATCTTATTCTCAGAGAATAGAGTTGTGACTGCCTGTTCACCATATGACAATTTGTTTTGCATCCCTGCTCTTAGTAGAAGAGGTCAGACCTGCTCAGCTCGCTTTACCTTCTCTGTGTCTTCCTTCTTGACGGACTTGAGGTTGGCTCTCAGGTCCATGGACACCTTGTGCTTCGATCCCAATAAGGAACGCAGGATGGCATCAGCAGAGACACGGACTCTCCTGAGGTTGGGCCGCTTGAACTTCCCTCGCAAGTCAAACACCTTCATGTTCAGGTCTTGGATCTGATGGCATAATCAGTTttagtatattgtatattttagatATGCACATGTTATACATggtactcagtgaagagcaccacACAAAAATAGCTTGACTTGGTAGCATCTGTCAGTGGCAGATTCTTCCACCTTTTTTTCTTACTGTGCTTTCTTCTCAGTACTGGCTGCTGTTTTTTTCCCCACCCTGGATGGTTGATCCCTCATAAGCAGACAGACTATAATATCATGCAACCATGATGTCAAGAGTTTCCTGCCTAAATCTGCCTGCCTAGTTCGGTGGCAAGAGGTCAGGACAGGCCTGGTCTGAGGGACATAGCAGGCGGCTCCCCACCTCGAAGACTGAGATGAGTCTGCTCATTGGAACTGCAGTAAACTAAATAGCACAGTATGTCTGTTTAATGTCACCTAAAGTCCTAATTTTGAAATACCAATCATTATTTATTGGCAAATGCAGTATGTATATTTGATTCACTGGTATATTCAGGGACACTCTGTGAGTCAATGGCGGATATAGAAACTCCAGCCTTGAGGTTTTCAGCCCAACACCTCATTCTCTTGACCACATGCATTAATCCATCCCATACATACTGTCTGTCTGCATATATGCAGTCCTGTTACCCATCTACCCCTCTCTTTGCACACATATAAATCCTTCCTGCCAGTCCAGATGTCTGACTCTCTTTGTGTATTTATGAGTCCTGCCACTCTATCTAGATAtctatatgtcagtcagtcattatccagccTGTTgcatatatcctaacacagggtcacgggggtttgctggagccaatcccagccagcacaggacgcaatacaggaacaaactccgggcagagtgccaacccaccgcagggcacacacacacacatacccacacaccaagcacacatcagggacaatttaggatcgccaatgcacctaacctgcatgtatttggaccgTGTTAGGGAACCAGAGCAccaagaggaaacccacgcagacacggggagaacatgcaaactttaaatgcaaaaccgggaagcaaaccaagTTCTCCcaattgtgaggcagcaacgctaccactgcgccactgtgctgcccaatatctatataaataatgttaatcttaaatgttaaacagtctccctgtctgtctgtatacagATAAATCCAGTCTGTCTATGTGTCTTTCTGCAGACACAGTTCCATCTCTGTCTgcacataaatacattttcactgCACTCTACACACATGATAATGATGATCCGATGAATAATTAAATATAGGCATTAGGGCTGTCTGTCTGCAGCGAGGCAGTGTGGCCTAGAGGCTAAAATGAGTGTCACAGATTCTGTCTTCAAGTACCGTCTCACCATCATCAAACTTGCACAAGTGTGTCCACCTGCTCAAATGTGCTGACCAAGTCTGCCACTCAGCCTCTAACATTCTACCCCTTTGCCCTTTCCCTATAAAGGCACAAAATCACCCATGACAAGCCTGCTTACTTCTCGGGTGTTGTGGATGACTTTTGCTTCAATGTCATATCTTTCTTCGTCTACAACGTCGATTTTAGCGTGCAGTTCTCGGCACAGTTCCTGCAGCCACAAGAGGTAACAGATAgaagttaataaaatataattatttcccACTGCACCCAGACAGCAGCCACATATTGCTTTAGTTCTGTAACAGCACCTGCAGCTCATTGTAGGAGAGCCCACTGGTTCGGAGTGGGGGCACCCGTTCAGTCAGGTAGCGATCCTTCTCCTCTTCTTTGTCCACAATCTCCTGTTCCAATTCCTCTTTTGCCTTTGCAAGCAGCAAGCTCTGCAAACAAGAAAACATAATTTTGTGATTGAACATCACCGGATTCCTTTATTCTGAGACCATCGGGACAtgcttcagtttatttaattGCTTCTAATGTGGTGGCTATCTGGGTGATCCACATCATAAGACATGTTCATTACTAAAGTGTGCATCTCATGTGCACTGCAAAGGAGCCTGTAAGTGGGCACTCTTGAAGTGTGCATTCACTGTACAACCCAGCATGCACAGTCTCAGCCCTGGCATACGTGTCAAAACAAGAGAAACAGGGACTTCTGGGAGCAGAACAATCACTAGGGCGAGTGGTAACTGATGCCTGTACTGGTAGTACTGGGCCCAAAGGTAAGAACAGGTAACACACACAAACTCCCATTCAAACAAGACCAGTTTACAGCTACATTTTaacttaacaaataaaaaaatggctaCGAGAGCCACACAGGCATGAGGAGAGCAGAAAGCACATTCTGTAATGTTCTTGCCATTATGGATTTTCATACCTTAATAGCACTTTTGAGGGcacttaaaatataacatttgcaAATCTAGCCTGAAGCAGCACCATGAAATTGAGTctgttaactttattttaaattttgcaaaaatcaTTTGCTCCCCCTGGTGGGCAAAAACAAAGTATTAAGAACTACTGGGTGAAAACCAAACGCAAACACTTGGTGAGACTTTATAGCTTATTTGGTCTCATGGATGAGATCCCTTAGCTCTCTGTAAGTCAATAAACTCACTACACTTATTCCTAGATACAAATGTGCTTTGAAATAATATCTattcatctataataataataataataatcataataataccattccattttctaatcatGAGCTGAGTCATAGGCAGCTGTAGCCTATCTCAGAAAgtaaagggtgcaaggcaggaacaatccctggacagggtgccagtgccCATTGCATGGCGAACACACTCACACTCTCATGTACACACcgcccacacactagggccaattttgcaTTGCCAATGaacttaacctgcttgtctttagaCAGTGCGAGGAAGCAAAGCACCTTGAGAAAatacatgcagacatggggatGACCTGGTATGTGAATGGTGCCACCATTGTGGAACCCTGCTGcccataataataagaataaattttatttatattgcacctttcccatgctcaaattGCTTCACAGACATTCAAAATGAATAACAGGGCATATAAAATATTGCTAAGAAATAATatctgcatagaacactaaacaatccctaaatataaaaataaatacaggaaacacaaaGCTTTGAATTTAGAATATGAGACACTAAACCAGAATGagaatacaaaatatacacaatAATGTAGGAAATAACACAATAACATAATTTCCATTTTCCGAACCCGCTGATTGGGTGTTGTATAGCAGTTTAGTATTGAAAGTGTCTAGGTGGGAGCACCATGAGCTAGAGAGTGTGGGACAAGCGGGCACAGACCACCATTTGCAAGTGTAAGCTTACTCACCTTCAGCATCAGCTTGCGAGATGCCGTGATTTTGGATTTCCTCTATGgatagaagagaaaaaaacaaaaaatggaatatGTCATTCAAGTAGAAAGTGAACACATGGGATTTATGAAAACAGTTTAGGAAACATGTAGCATCACTAATGACTGACTAATCTAGGACAAGAAAATTAAAGAT
This genomic interval carries:
- the tnni1a gene encoding troponin I, slow skeletal muscle; this encodes MPEPERKSKITASRKLMLKSLLLAKAKEELEQEIVDKEEEKDRYLTERVPPLRTSGLSYNELQELCRELHAKIDVVDEERYDIEAKVIHNTREIQDLNMKVFDLRGKFKRPNLRRVRVSADAILRSLLGSKHKVSMDLRANLKSVKKEDTEKERPVEVGDWRKNVEAMSGMEGRKKMFDAAKSGPPQ